CCGGCGAGAGCAAGCACGCGAACATCGGCATCTCGCTGCCGGGCACGGGCGAGGACCCGCGCGCTCCGGTGTACCAGGACGGCAAACTGCTCAAGACATTGCGGGGACCGCGCATTGCCGAGGAGTTTCAGGAGTTGCTCGAAGCCTACGTGGAGCGGCGCTATGGCCGCGCGGAAGTGGGGGTTTAAGCGGCAGGCTGGCGGGAGAACCGCACCTGTCGCCGGCGGTCCCCTAGCCCACCGTTTCCATCGCCCGGGGGTATGAACCGATGATCTTGGCGTAGCTGGCCTTTCTCAGCACACCGGCCAGTGCCTGGGCCACCTGCGGGTCGCGGGCGTCGCCCTCAATGTCCACGTACATCAGGTAGCTCCACGCACGGTCCCGGCGGGGACGGCTCTCGATGCGCGACAGGTTCAGGCCGCGCAGCTCATTGAGGGTCTCGACCAGAAAGCCCGGCGTATGGCGCACGGCGAAGACCAGGCTGGTCTTGTGGGGAAGGTCGCTGACGCGGGGTTCGTGGCGCGACAGCACCATGAAACGGGTGTAGTTGAACGGCTCGTCCTCGATCTCGCGGGCCAGGATGTCCAGGCCGTACAGCTCGGCGGCGCGGGCGCTGGCAATCACGCCCTCGTCGCGGGCGCCGCCTGCCGCGCCGCGGGCGGCCAAGTCCCGCGCACTGCCGGCCGTGTCGTGGGCGGCCACCGGTTGCAGGCCGTGCTTGCGGATCAGCCCGGTGCACTGGTCCAGGGCCGGCTGCTGACTGGAGACCGTTTTCAGGTTCTCCAGCACCACGCCCGGCAGCGCCATCAGGCAGTGACTGACGCGCACGATGACTTCCCCGATGACATGCAGTTCGGTGTCGCTGAGCAGGTCAATGGCCTGATGAATCGCGCCCATCAGGCTGTTTTCCACCGGCAATACGCCGTAGTCGGCCTCGCCGCTCTCGACCGCCTGTGCGACCCCGTGGAAGGTGGGGTAGCCGCGTGTGGCCGAGGTGCCCGGCACGGCATTCAGCGCGGCGATCTCCCCGTATGCGCCGGGATGGCCCTGGAAGGCGACGGTCACGGATTCACTCATGGCGCACACTCATGGTCCCGAGGCTAGCGCACCGCGTCCCGGCCCACAGCGCCGTGGGAAAGACAGCCCCGCCGCGCACCGGACTGCACTACATTGGCGCCATGACCCTGTCTGTTCCCGACCCCATCCTCGATCTGGACGCCACGGACCTAGCAGACGCCCTGCGGCGCGGCGACCTGACCAGCGGCGAGGTGACCCGCCTCTACCTGGCCCGCCTGGAAGCCCTGAACCCGCGTCTGCGGGCCGTCATCACCGTGAATCCGGATGCCCACGTCGACGCGGACGCACTGGACGTGCTGGCCCCGGACGGGCGCGGCCCGCTGCACGGCCTTCCACTGCTGATCAAGGACAACATTGATGTGGCCGGCCTGCCCACGACGGCGGGCAGCGCCCTGATGGCCGGACACGTTCCTGACCGTGACGCACCGCTGGTTGCCCGGCTGCGGGCCGCGGGCGCGGTGATCCTGGGCAAGGCCAACATGACCGAGTGGGCCAACTTCATGACGCTGGGCATGCCCAACGGGTACTCCTCCCAGGGGGGCCAGACGGTCAACCCCTGGGGCGAGGGTCTGGACACCGGGGGCAGCTCATCGGGCAGCGGGGTGGCCGTGGCGGCGCGGCTCGCGGTGGCGGCCGTGGGAACCGAGACGAGCGGCAGTGTGGTGAGCCCCGCGCATCAGAACGGCTTGGTGGGCCTCAAACCCACCCTGGGCCTGGTACCGCGCACCGGCATCATTCCAATCAGCCACAGCCAGGACACGGCGGGACCGATTGCCCGCAGCGCCCGCGACGCGGCCCTGCTGCTGAGCGTGATGGCCGGACCCGACGAGCACGATGCCGCCAGTCGCCTGCGCCCCGTGCCGGACCTGACCCTGGCTCCAGTGGCCCTGGAGGGCGCGCAGATCGGGGTGATCGTGGACGAGGAAGGGCTCAGCGAGCAACATCAGGTGGCCCTGGGGCTGGCCCGCGCCGCGCTGGAACGGGCCGGGGCGACCGTCCACGACGTGACCTTTCCCAGCCGCGCCGAACTCAAGCAACTGGGCTGGATGCTGGAGGTGCTGGAATACGAGTTCCGGGACGACCTGAATGCCTATCTTTCCGGGGTGACGGTGGGACCGCGCGACCTGCAGGCGGTCATTGCCGGAAATGACGCTCAGGCCGAGCGCTGCCTGAAGTACGGTCAGACCTTCCTGCACGCTGCTCAGGGCACGCGGACAGACACGACGGCAGACGGCTACCGGCGGGCCCGGGAACGGGACCTGCGGCTGACCCGCGCCGAGGGATTTGACCTGCTGTTTGCGCGGGGTCTGGACGCCGTCATGTTTCCCAGCATCCGGGGCTGTGATCTGGCCGCCAAGGCGGGTTATCCCAGCCTGACCCTGCCGGTTCACGTGCCGGACGCATCACCGGCGCAGCGTCCTGGGGGCGTGCTGCTGGTCTCTCCAGCGGGCACAGACGCCTCGCTGCTGTCCCTGGCATCCCACCTGGGAGCTGAGCTGGGGGGCGTGCGCTTTCCGGAACTGGACGTGGCCGCAGCACTCACCCCTTGATCCGGCACGCTTTCCCGACTACCATGTCTCTTCGCGTGGGCGGTTAGCTCAGCGGTAGAGCGTTCGCCTTACAAGCGAGTGGTCGGGGGTTCAAATCCCTCACCGCCCACCAAGAGAAATCCCCGCCAGGCGCGGGGTTTTTCATTTGAAGAATAGGGGAGCATGCGCAGATTTCTGCCTTCCAGTGTAGTAGCGGTGTAGTAGCCGTCAATTCAGAGCTGGAAGGGTAACAGGCGGGGCGCTCGGCACGGCATCGAAAAGGTCCACCACCAGCGCCCGCCGTTCGTTGTCCAGGACATGCCGGTACACGTCGAGCGTGATGGACACCCGCGCGTGTCCCAGAACCTTGGACACCACTTCCACCGGCACCCCCCGGCGCAGGGCAAGCGTGGCATAGGTGTGGCGCAAGTCATGGGGAGAGATGTCTGGCAGCTTCTCACCCCCCCGCACTGCTGCCATAAGTGCAGCGCGCTTTTCACGGGCCACGCCTTGCCAGATGGTCCGCTTGCCATCTCGCCGTTCCGGGAGCGCTGGGTCAGACCACGCCACGATCAACCGCACCGCTCTCACCAGATTGTCGGGATGGGTCCAGCTGCCCAGCGTGGTTGCGAAGACCACTCCTGCTCCTTCCCATGCGCTGCCCGCCGTCTGACGTTCCTTCTCCTGGGCAGCCCGGTGATCCTGCAGAACGGCCACCAATGAGGGGGGCAGGTGTATATCCCGCCGTGAGTTGGTGGTTTTGGGATCCCCTGTCTCAATTTCTTCCAGACCCATCACGCGGGTCTGCCGGACGTGCAGCACGCTCCGTTCCAGGTCCACGTCCGGCCAGGTCAGGCCCATCACTTCGCCGCGCCGCAAGCCGATGCTGACCGCCGTGAATACAGCGGGCCAGAGGCGACACATCCCCGCTGCGTACAGCGCTGTCCCGATGGTGTGCAAGCGGGCCACCTGATCGAAGTCCAGCGCCTCTCCCGCCGATACGGCCCGCGCTGCCCTGACCTGCTTCACGCCGCCCATCGGGTTGACGTAAATAATCTGATCCGTGATCGCTTCCCGGAAGACAGAGCGCAGCCGGGTCAGCACGCGCGCCTGGGTGCGGGGCGACATGACCGCGCCCCCGTACATCTGGCGTTTGGACAGCGTGACCATCAGGTCTTTCATGTGGTGCGGGCGCACGTCCTGCAGGCGCATGTCCCCGATGTGCTCCAGGGCATAGGCCAGTTCACCGCCGTACTGGCGCGCCGTTCGGGGCGTGACCTGCAGCTGCCGACGCTGCCAGCGCCCGGCATACTCGGCGACCGTGACTTTCGCCGGCTCCCCGATCAGTCCGCGCGAATAATCGGCCTGAACCTTGTGCATGGCGTTGTGGGCCGCCTTCTTGCTGGCTGCACGGCCCGACTGGGTGATGCGTTTTCCATCGGTCTTGTAGCCGAGCGTGATCTGCCAGCGGTACACGTCCCCCTCCTTCCAGACCGTCCCCTCACCGTTGCCGCGAACCTTGCTCCGTCCGGAAGTCGTCATTCACTTATCCCTCCCTGTCTGCTGCTCTCTTGGAAAACAAACTTTGTTTATGACACTTATGGCTCCCCCGCTGTTGGGTGATCGCCCTGACCGGTTGCCACGCCCCTTCGTTTTCTGGGCATTCATGAGGCACCGTCCTTTTTGGGTACGGCCACGAGTTCCAGGCCCAGCGCATCCAGAACCTTTTGCCAGCTGTCTGGCACCGCCCCTACACGACCGGACAGCAGACGTTGAACATTTGGCTGGGCCATTCCGACCAGTTCTCCCAACTCGATTTGTGTGATGCCTTGGGCCTTCATTCGTGCCCGGACGGTGTGTCGTACCTGCTCATTCATTCCATTCATGCTTATATCACCCACTGATATAGTAGATCATAAAATGATATATTCCAATCGGTGCCCAAGAAGGTCTCTCACGAAGAATTCGCCGCTTTCCTGACTCCACTGGGAGGGAATCATCCGGCGAAAGGCCAAATCCTGCCCTTAACGGAATGGTGCTGGCCGCGAGCTGAGGGCCGCCGAGCCCTTCCTGGCAACTGAACCCCTTGCCCGCTCTCGGCACGGGCCGCACCCTCAAGCGCCACTGGCGCATGGACAAGATGAATCACCCCATGTCCTGCTTGCTGCCGCCTCAGTCAACCAGTGGTCTGCCAATCTGAACGAAAGCGGAATTCACACTCTCCGGCCCGCGAGTAACGACGCCCGCGCGAGCGGCGCCTGCTTAGCGCTTGAAGATCACGGTGCCTCCACCGGGCATCGGTGCCCCCGTATGCCGCGTCTAAGTGGGCGATAGCCTTGACCTTCCTCGGCAGCGCAGCGATGGGCAGGGTGGATCAGGACCGGCGCCTTGGGATCGCCGTCATCCCACCCATGTGCGGCACGACCAGCGCTGCATTCGCCTTCCAGTGGGTAGATGGTGGGGGTAAAGCGTTCGCAGCTTCCACAGTGGCCGGGCTGCTGGATCAGGAGTGCCCAATTTGGCGGTAAGACAAAACTCTGTTTCTGTTCCTCGGCTTTGAGATACCTCAGCAGATCAGCCTTGCAGGCCCGTACCATAGCCAGCAGATTCGAATTAACCCGACTGGCCGGTTCCAGCCGCACTCGCCCTTCGGGAGTCGCCGTCACTTGAACCCCCAATCCGTCCAGGGTGTCGAGCAGGTTTCGAGCGTTCAAATTTCCACCGCGTCTTCAGCCGCAGAAATAACACCATAAACACCTGACACCCCATTCGAGCCGTCTGGAACGGTTCCCGGGTCCCTGTGTTTCTCTGAGAGTTCTTGACCGGACCTCGTGAAGTCCGTTGAAACACAGGGTGTTTCATCCGGTCTCTCAGCAGGGGAAAGAAAAGACTCAGACGAGCTCTCCGGTGGCCTTCCCGGTGTTTTCGATGTTTCGGGTGTTTTTCTCTGCTTCTGTTGACTCGGCTCTATGCGGTAGGCCGCATTCCCTGTTGCTGTCTTCCCGGCCAGCCGAAGGCGGTACCCACCAAAGACTCGGTCACGCTGCTGGGTTACGGCACGGCCGACCCGTTTCAGGGCGGACGTGTTTTGCCGGCCTTCCCAGTAATCCGAACACAGGTCAAGTGCCCGCATGGCGGCCAGCACGTCCTTCGCCCCTATGCTCTGCGAGCCGTGGACGTTATGCAGTGCAGCCAGCAACGCCACCCACTCCTGGGGTGCCGCGTTGGCCGTTTCATACAGTTCCTCACGACCCGTCAGGAAGCCTGGCACACCGGCGACGTCCAGAATGCCTCCGATGGTCGCCGTCCATTTTTCAAAGCTGCCCAGTCGGGCCGATCCTTCGGGCCTGCCTGCTGCCTTCCACGCCTCGATTAGAGAGAGACACGCGGCCACCAGCGCCGGACGGTTGGCTTTGATCCAACCCCGCAGGTCCGGGTGCGTGAAGCCGGTTCGTTCCTCCGGGCGTTCCACCCCCGGATCAAGGCGGATGGGAATGATGCGCCGGGGCATGTCGTCGTCAAGGATGACGTTGTTCCCCGTCGCCAGCCACAACGCACCGTTCGGAAGCGTCAGCATTTCTGACCTGCCCAGCCGCCGCCCACGCCAGATGGAAGAGGTCAGTGCCGCGGCCAGTGCCTCCCCCTTGAGTGCGATCACATTGTCCAGCAGCACCACAGGCGCACTCTCGAGAAGCATGCTCGTCACACGCTTTTCAAACTCGTCCCCATCTTTGGTCTGCACCATGACCCCCGCCGGGCCGCCTTGCGTGACGTGGGCAATCACTTCTGACAGCAGCCCCTTGCCACTGCCGCGGGTTGGCGCCTCGATAAGGTGCAGCGGCGTAGGGCCGTCAATCATGGGCCGCACGAAGGGCAACAGCATCGCTGCCAGGGTGTGCGCGAAGCCCGCCTCGTGGGGAGAGAACGGGAAATCAGTGAGCAACTTGCGCAGAAGGGTCAGGGCGTCCGGTACCGGCGGCAAAGTGGGGACGCTCATGCCACGGAGGGCCAGATAGATGCCGCTGGGGGCGTGGTACCCCTCCACACTGATTAGCGCTCCACCTGGGGCATAAATGGGCGACTTCGCCAGGGTCCGCAATGGAGGCAAGCCCAGGTGTTCACTGCGGGCCAGCAAATCGGGAGCCAGGTCCGCCGGTGGGCGGGCGGGCCTGCTGTCCGTCACCACCTGCTTTTTTCCATGCTCGGTCTTCTCGGTACGCTCCTTGAGCACCACAAAGTCGGCCACTCGTGCCAGCCATCCTTTCAAGGCCACCGCATCCATGGCACGCAAGCGTGGCTCCCCTTCATGGGTGATCAGCCGAACCACCTCTCCGCCGCGCTGAAAGAGGGTTGGTGGGGTATTGGCGGCCATCAGTGCAGCCTGCGCCTCCGCCGCAATTTCCCGGAGGTGTCGCTCATTCACCACGATCTCAGGCAGGCCGGAGGCGGTGCTGTGGCGCCGGCCTTCTCGACTGTTCACGCTCAGCCTTTGGCCCACATGATCCAACGGGTCCGGCTGGGTCATTCCATCGGCCAGGGCACGCGGCAGGGTATCGCCTATTTCGCTGGCCGAGAGACCGGCTGCTTCTGCAGCCTTCCATAAGCATGCCTCGCTCTCCTCGCGATTCAAATGCCCGCCACCGCATAACCGCCCCACCCGGAAAGCTGCCGCATTCAGCTGACGGTTCCTTCCCCCCGGTTTCATCTGGGCCAGTTCATCGGCCAGTCCATGCAGCGTGTTCAGGGCGTATTTGCGGCGCACCCCTTCTGAAATCATGGGTTGCTCGTTCTGATGGCTTGGCGTGGGTTGTGGAATTACTGAACGCCCGGGCTCAGTGGATAAGGGGAAGGCGTCCTGT
Above is a genomic segment from Deinococcus aerophilus containing:
- a CDS encoding DNA-primase RepB domain-containing protein, with the translated sequence MTGSSHDAEEFRAQFNGRQTFQTFDDRHVEDKRLSRVLFDSTALDALNRQGAGIFLMINEGDGVGRKNHNVTRIRAYWADFDGQPLPDRWPLEPSLLVESSPGRFHAYWILNDHETPPLDGQAFNAQQEALARAVGSCPDDCKGLARVMRVPGFQHQKGELFTTRILSNTGARFTLAQIQDAFPLSTEPGRSVIPQPTPSHQNEQPMISEGVRRKYALNTLHGLADELAQMKPGGRNRQLNAAAFRVGRLCGGGHLNREESEACLWKAAEAAGLSASEIGDTLPRALADGMTQPDPLDHVGQRLSVNSREGRRHSTASGLPEIVVNERHLREIAAEAQAALMAANTPPTLFQRGGEVVRLITHEGEPRLRAMDAVALKGWLARVADFVVLKERTEKTEHGKKQVVTDSRPARPPADLAPDLLARSEHLGLPPLRTLAKSPIYAPGGALISVEGYHAPSGIYLALRGMSVPTLPPVPDALTLLRKLLTDFPFSPHEAGFAHTLAAMLLPFVRPMIDGPTPLHLIEAPTRGSGKGLLSEVIAHVTQGGPAGVMVQTKDGDEFEKRVTSMLLESAPVVLLDNVIALKGEALAAALTSSIWRGRRLGRSEMLTLPNGALWLATGNNVILDDDMPRRIIPIRLDPGVERPEERTGFTHPDLRGWIKANRPALVAACLSLIEAWKAAGRPEGSARLGSFEKWTATIGGILDVAGVPGFLTGREELYETANAAPQEWVALLAALHNVHGSQSIGAKDVLAAMRALDLCSDYWEGRQNTSALKRVGRAVTQQRDRVFGGYRLRLAGKTATGNAAYRIEPSQQKQRKTPETSKTPGRPPESSSESFLSPAERPDETPCVSTDFTRSGQELSEKHRDPGTVPDGSNGVSGVYGVISAAEDAVEI
- a CDS encoding helix-turn-helix domain-containing protein, coding for MNGMNEQVRHTVRARMKAQGITQIELGELVGMAQPNVQRLLSGRVGAVPDSWQKVLDALGLELVAVPKKDGAS
- a CDS encoding prephenate dehydratase: MSESVTVAFQGHPGAYGEIAALNAVPGTSATRGYPTFHGVAQAVESGEADYGVLPVENSLMGAIHQAIDLLSDTELHVIGEVIVRVSHCLMALPGVVLENLKTVSSQQPALDQCTGLIRKHGLQPVAAHDTAGSARDLAARGAAGGARDEGVIASARAAELYGLDILAREIEDEPFNYTRFMVLSRHEPRVSDLPHKTSLVFAVRHTPGFLVETLNELRGLNLSRIESRPRRDRAWSYLMYVDIEGDARDPQVAQALAGVLRKASYAKIIGSYPRAMETVG
- a CDS encoding tyrosine-type recombinase/integrase gives rise to the protein MTTSGRSKVRGNGEGTVWKEGDVYRWQITLGYKTDGKRITQSGRAASKKAAHNAMHKVQADYSRGLIGEPAKVTVAEYAGRWQRRQLQVTPRTARQYGGELAYALEHIGDMRLQDVRPHHMKDLMVTLSKRQMYGGAVMSPRTQARVLTRLRSVFREAITDQIIYVNPMGGVKQVRAARAVSAGEALDFDQVARLHTIGTALYAAGMCRLWPAVFTAVSIGLRRGEVMGLTWPDVDLERSVLHVRQTRVMGLEEIETGDPKTTNSRRDIHLPPSLVAVLQDHRAAQEKERQTAGSAWEGAGVVFATTLGSWTHPDNLVRAVRLIVAWSDPALPERRDGKRTIWQGVAREKRAALMAAVRGGEKLPDISPHDLRHTYATLALRRGVPVEVVSKVLGHARVSITLDVYRHVLDNERRALVVDLFDAVPSAPPVTLPALN
- a CDS encoding amidase family protein, producing MTLSVPDPILDLDATDLADALRRGDLTSGEVTRLYLARLEALNPRLRAVITVNPDAHVDADALDVLAPDGRGPLHGLPLLIKDNIDVAGLPTTAGSALMAGHVPDRDAPLVARLRAAGAVILGKANMTEWANFMTLGMPNGYSSQGGQTVNPWGEGLDTGGSSSGSGVAVAARLAVAAVGTETSGSVVSPAHQNGLVGLKPTLGLVPRTGIIPISHSQDTAGPIARSARDAALLLSVMAGPDEHDAASRLRPVPDLTLAPVALEGAQIGVIVDEEGLSEQHQVALGLARAALERAGATVHDVTFPSRAELKQLGWMLEVLEYEFRDDLNAYLSGVTVGPRDLQAVIAGNDAQAERCLKYGQTFLHAAQGTRTDTTADGYRRARERDLRLTRAEGFDLLFARGLDAVMFPSIRGCDLAAKAGYPSLTLPVHVPDASPAQRPGGVLLVSPAGTDASLLSLASHLGAELGGVRFPELDVAAALTP